One genomic segment of Desulfosporosinus sp. Sb-LF includes these proteins:
- a CDS encoding SRPBCC domain-containing protein, producing MNPITRISIPDLSSRPFSLTVERTMPSTPNILYRAWTEQFDLWFAMPGSVLMKAEVNDVFFFETSFEEKRHPHYGRFLRLEPERLVELTWLTGAGGTKGAETVVTVELKQIEDGTILRLTHAGFPDEESRNGHQQAWPLVLARLEDALSKFS from the coding sequence ATGAACCCAATAACACGAATAAGTATTCCAGATTTGTCATCACGGCCATTCAGTCTTACTGTGGAGCGAACAATGCCGTCTACACCCAATATATTGTACCGAGCATGGACTGAACAATTTGATCTCTGGTTCGCAATGCCAGGATCAGTTTTAATGAAAGCGGAGGTAAATGATGTCTTCTTCTTCGAAACGTCCTTTGAAGAGAAGCGTCATCCACACTATGGTCGCTTTCTCAGACTTGAGCCGGAGCGACTGGTTGAACTTACATGGTTAACAGGTGCTGGTGGAACTAAAGGAGCTGAGACGGTGGTGACAGTAGAATTGAAACAAATTGAGGACGGAACTATATTACGACTAACTCACGCTGGGTTTCCGGATGAAGAGTCAAGAAATGGACATCAGCAAGCATGGCCCCTGGTTCTTGCTCGACTTGAGGATGCGTTGAGTAAATTCTCCTAA
- the uppP gene encoding undecaprenyl-diphosphatase UppP, protein MTVIHALILGIVQGLGEFLPISSSAHLILVPWLFGWEDPGLTFDVALHMGTLLAVVLYFWKDWVKLFKAALRRGASDDKRIFWCLVVATIPGGLFGLALEKKAETVFRSPLLIGIMMIGMGILLYFADKKREIRKINKMTLKEAIWIGLSQALAIIPGVSRSGSTMTTARFLTMTREDSARFSFLMSTPIILGAGVLKLRHLTMASINLPFSVGVISSFVVGVLSISFLIRYLKTSNFGLFVVYRFVIGLIVIAFVLAGH, encoded by the coding sequence GTGACAGTTATACACGCATTGATATTAGGTATTGTCCAAGGATTGGGAGAATTTCTGCCCATTTCTAGTTCAGCGCACCTTATACTAGTCCCATGGCTTTTCGGATGGGAAGATCCAGGTTTAACATTTGACGTCGCGCTTCACATGGGTACTCTTTTGGCTGTGGTTCTCTATTTCTGGAAAGATTGGGTCAAATTATTCAAAGCGGCTCTAAGGCGAGGTGCATCGGACGATAAGCGTATCTTCTGGTGCTTAGTTGTGGCGACCATTCCAGGGGGATTGTTTGGTCTCGCGCTGGAGAAGAAAGCAGAGACCGTTTTTCGTTCCCCTTTGCTCATCGGAATTATGATGATTGGTATGGGAATACTACTATATTTTGCCGATAAGAAACGTGAAATTCGCAAAATAAATAAAATGACATTGAAAGAAGCGATATGGATCGGTCTTTCACAAGCCTTAGCAATTATTCCTGGAGTATCTCGTTCAGGAAGCACTATGACGACTGCTCGCTTTTTGACTATGACTAGGGAAGATTCTGCTCGATTTTCTTTCCTTATGTCTACGCCAATCATTTTGGGCGCAGGAGTTCTAAAACTTCGGCATTTAACGATGGCTTCCATAAATTTACCCTTTTCAGTTGGCGTTATTTCATCCTTTGTCGTTGGTGTTTTAAGTATTTCATTTTTAATAAGATATTTAAAAACTAGTAACTTTGGACTTTTTGTAGTATACCGTTTTGTCATTGGTTTGATTGTTATTGCCTTTGTTCTAGCAGGACATTAA
- a CDS encoding ABC transporter permease — protein MNFLESIRLSLRALRANKLRSALTMLGIIIGVAAVIAMVGIGNGATASITARIQGMGSNLLTITPGQSNSGGVKGGVGSSTTLSMNDVDKIKLGTAVKAVAPFTDNDFQVVLGSGNTASQISGTTESYEVVKNVTMASGRFITKADVDSNARVAVLGPTVVTNLMGDPNANIIGQVIKIKDVPFQVIGVTTATGSNGFQSSDDMIIAPITTVQARLLGKKTLRNILVSASSADLMQTAQDDITLEMEKAHKIQAGKADDFKVQNQADMLATMQGVTQTLTMLLGGIASISLLVGGIGIMNIMLVSVTERTREIGIRKAIGAKSKDILLQFLIEAVVLSVLGGGIGIALGYGGSYLAGNALTMNTSISPTSVLLAFGFSAAIGIVFGVFPARKAAAMDPIDALRYE, from the coding sequence GTGAACTTTTTAGAAAGCATCCGCTTGTCTCTTAGGGCTTTACGAGCCAACAAACTACGATCAGCATTGACAATGCTCGGGATTATTATCGGAGTAGCCGCTGTCATTGCAATGGTCGGAATCGGGAATGGAGCAACCGCTTCTATTACTGCCCGGATTCAGGGCATGGGCTCCAACCTTCTCACGATTACCCCAGGGCAGTCAAATTCCGGAGGGGTTAAAGGGGGAGTTGGCAGTTCAACCACCCTAAGCATGAATGATGTAGACAAGATAAAATTAGGAACAGCCGTGAAAGCTGTAGCGCCGTTTACGGATAACGATTTTCAAGTGGTATTGGGTTCTGGAAACACCGCCTCGCAAATAAGTGGGACAACAGAGAGTTATGAAGTCGTTAAAAATGTTACAATGGCCAGTGGCCGCTTTATTACAAAAGCAGATGTGGATAGCAACGCCAGGGTTGCTGTACTCGGCCCGACAGTGGTTACAAACCTTATGGGGGACCCGAATGCTAATATCATCGGGCAAGTCATTAAAATAAAAGACGTACCTTTCCAAGTTATTGGGGTAACAACGGCCACAGGGTCAAACGGATTTCAGAGTAGTGATGATATGATTATTGCTCCGATCACAACCGTTCAGGCGCGCTTACTCGGAAAAAAGACGTTGCGTAATATTCTGGTATCGGCTTCTTCAGCGGACCTTATGCAAACGGCTCAAGATGATATTACCTTAGAAATGGAAAAAGCCCATAAAATCCAGGCAGGTAAAGCGGACGATTTCAAGGTTCAGAATCAAGCCGATATGTTAGCAACCATGCAAGGAGTAACACAAACGTTGACCATGCTCCTTGGTGGAATTGCGAGCATCTCCCTGCTAGTCGGAGGAATCGGAATCATGAACATTATGCTTGTATCGGTCACCGAACGAACACGGGAAATCGGAATTCGGAAAGCAATTGGAGCTAAAAGTAAGGATATATTGTTGCAATTTCTTATTGAGGCGGTTGTGCTCAGTGTTTTAGGGGGAGGCATCGGTATCGCCCTCGGTTATGGAGGATCCTACCTTGCAGGAAACGCTTTAACGATGAACACCAGTATTTCCCCGACCTCCGTATTGCTGGCATTCGGCTTCTCTGCCGCAATCGGTATCGTCTTCGGGGTGTTTCCGGCGAGAAAAGCCGCCGCAATGGATCCTATTGATGCCTTAAGGTACGAGTAA
- a CDS encoding cupin domain-containing protein: protein MGDMKIGKRIIEHRRAKSLTIRDFAELTGLSSSLLSQLERDMGNPTLSALKSISSVLGIPLSALFIEEIDNESLILRKEDRKKIYNPDEKHIIYDVLTPNPLKSNVELLLMNLKSNSETYGGFSQHEGEEIAYVLEGETYIEFQNEEFLLFEGDTVRILSNRRHKFRNPTNKDIKVLFIKSKLAY, encoded by the coding sequence ATGGGCGATATGAAAATAGGCAAAAGAATTATTGAACATAGAAGAGCTAAAAGTTTAACTATAAGAGATTTTGCTGAACTAACAGGATTAAGTTCTTCTTTGTTAAGTCAGTTAGAAAGAGATATGGGAAATCCTACTTTAAGTGCATTAAAATCTATTTCATCTGTATTAGGAATTCCTTTGTCTGCACTATTTATAGAGGAGATAGATAACGAGTCTTTAATATTGAGAAAAGAAGACCGAAAAAAAATATACAACCCAGATGAAAAACATATTATATATGACGTTTTAACTCCGAATCCGTTAAAGTCAAACGTCGAACTACTATTGATGAATCTAAAATCTAATAGTGAAACCTATGGAGGATTTTCTCAGCATGAAGGAGAGGAAATAGCCTATGTGTTGGAAGGAGAAACATATATCGAGTTTCAAAATGAAGAATTTCTCCTCTTCGAAGGTGATACTGTAAGAATTCTTTCAAACAGAAGGCATAAATTTAGAAATCCAACAAATAAGGATATAAAAGTATTATTTATAAAGAGTAAACTAGCTTACTAA
- a CDS encoding DMT family transporter, translating into MKNVADRKPLIADISLLLVALIWGGGFIAAKVALSCITPFYLLAFRFICSGLLLSAIFFKKIRKINKQSILSGVVLGIILYVGQAFQTIGLKYTTAGRQAFLIASYAVLVPFISWMLTKKKPTIPSILSGFLTLIGIGLLSLQQNLSLTYGDSLTLLFAVMFAFQIVFIGIYAKNIDPIHLTTIQLLTAGTLASISALIFEPTIESINYKSVTGILYLVIFNTTIAFLVQNIAQKYTSDTHTSIIISLEAIFGCFLSIIILGEAFTKRMFIGSILIFIAVILSQASNKILNFKGYIIKFLR; encoded by the coding sequence ATGAAAAATGTAGCAGACAGAAAACCTTTGATTGCAGATATATCTCTTTTATTAGTTGCTTTAATCTGGGGAGGAGGTTTTATAGCTGCCAAAGTTGCATTATCTTGTATTACACCATTTTATCTACTGGCCTTTAGATTCATATGTTCTGGGTTACTTCTGAGCGCTATATTCTTTAAAAAAATAAGAAAAATTAATAAGCAAAGTATATTATCAGGTGTTGTCTTGGGAATAATTCTGTATGTTGGGCAAGCATTTCAAACTATAGGACTAAAATATACCACAGCTGGAAGACAAGCATTTTTGATAGCATCCTATGCCGTATTAGTTCCCTTCATTTCATGGATGTTAACTAAAAAGAAACCTACCATTCCATCTATATTATCAGGCTTTCTTACGTTAATTGGTATTGGCTTGTTAAGTTTACAACAAAATTTATCATTAACTTATGGAGACAGCTTAACACTACTCTTTGCCGTTATGTTTGCGTTCCAAATAGTCTTCATAGGCATATACGCTAAAAATATTGACCCCATTCATTTAACCACTATCCAATTGCTAACAGCAGGTACTTTGGCATCAATTAGTGCACTAATATTTGAGCCAACTATTGAGTCTATAAATTATAAAAGTGTGACTGGTATCTTATATCTTGTAATATTTAATACAACTATTGCATTTTTAGTTCAAAATATCGCACAGAAATATACTTCTGATACCCACACTTCAATAATAATATCTCTAGAAGCAATATTTGGTTGCTTCTTATCTATCATTATATTGGGAGAGGCCTTTACTAAAAGGATGTTCATTGGCTCTATATTAATCTTTATTGCCGTAATTTTATCACAAGCTAGCAATAAGATTCTGAATTTTAAAGGATATATAATTAAATTCTTAAGATGA